The following coding sequences are from one Diospyros lotus cultivar Yz01 chromosome 7, ASM1463336v1, whole genome shotgun sequence window:
- the LOC127806132 gene encoding 1-phosphatidylinositol-3-phosphate 5-kinase FAB1B isoform X2 — protein MGSSHNRKLPDLGGVRKSWANWRNAEPACMSSRDFWMPDQSCRVCYECDSQFTIFNRRHHCRLCGRVFCAKCTSNSVPVSSDENRTSGGDCERIRVCSYCFKQREQGTAVAGTEMNASSPGHNLSPSSTPSLSPSPSSASLVSTHSSCTYYSSGSSISSTQNSTAPHNLLLYTGNNSHRESPQMNPDRVRQGPLTSQGSSNSIAGGGDPFLSKFNFPINSDDEDDEYGTRGTHSDMGNFPQSDNYYGAVSYDRTDHLYGPHEVRADGKNIDTECRTYSISPGSSGTQELEGFVKVGEEVVSCKNDEKYKVSPIYSADSKDSVLVDFENNALLWLPPDPEYQEDERDAVSFDEEEDAVGELGYPHTSSSFSSRQFHNKDRSSEEHRKAMKNVVDGHFRTLVEQLLHVENVSLSVEENKENWLDIITSLSWEAATLLKPDTSEGGRMDPGGYVKVKCIACGCPSDSMVVKGVVCKKNVAHRRMASKIDKPRLLILGGALEYQRVSNHLSSFDTLLQQEMDHLKMAVAKIDAHHPNVLLVEKSVSRYAQEYLLERNISVVLNLKRPLLERIARCTGAQIAPSVDHLTSQKLGYCNSFHVEKFLEEHGSAGQIGKKLTKTLMFFEGCPKPLGCTILLKGASGDELKNVKHILQYGVFAAYNLALETSFLADEGASLPELPLKSPISVALPENPPSIGRSISIIPGINASETGKPQETCALSASQIPNNLSALTSAATFPPQWKSDMELSACLSQSHTSQTLHSGPPMTVVKLAASHDSICPGHDFSDVCQKLPSTYHATEESSKVGLEERLNGNFWEVLGEDNISYNHFSTSEGMEQGVGGCHSNGNLFPANCLSASNFASLAIEGNTNSGEVGSLREELSPLPSDHRSILVSLTTRCVWKGTVCERAHLFRIKYYGSFDKPLGRFLQDHLLDQSYRCPSCEMPSEAHVHSYTHQQGSLTISVKKLQQFILPGEREGKIWMWHRCLQCPRMNGFPPATRRVVMSDAAWGLSFGKFLELSFSNHAAASRVANCGHSLHRDSLRFYGSGRMVACFRYTTIQIHSVHLPCPKLEFNFNNQEWIKKEVNEVRSNKDLLFSEVHNALFQISEQILHDSSMKAPESRSRVAELEEILQKEKEELEMLLQQELNRKGKLGHPIIDILEINKLRRQLIFHSYVWDQRLIYSLCSDSNKVHSLSNLTAKLKEKYVSSIDRPVEILQDAKIDTINHHGKVCMLNKPNEIPKGKNKDGDLNCRKEAAENIFFSENMENELDNPESGRNPRRALSEGQFSMGTNLSGTLDSTWSGENHPRIITPKDNGHRHPNKVVADSSIEVDTFAANSDLENCTNGHDGANVAHSPASSFSFEEPRNSMCWVGMPFFNFYYLLNTDSLLCGQIISKVNKYNPVYIMSFRKLVCQGGARLLLPVGFNDIVVPVYDDEPTSIISYALVSADYHTQISKEPEKPKDGIESSFSLPLLDSFSLPLLDSPNLLSLHSFDEISAESFRSLKSTDESIFYTPGSQSSVLEALLFTKTLHARVSFTDDGPLGKVKYTVTCYYAKKFEDLRRNCCPSELDFIRSLSHCRKWGAQGGKSNVFFAKTLDDRFIIKQVTKTELESFIKFAPAYFNYLSESIRSGGPTCLAKILGIYQVSSKYLKGGKESKMDVLVMENLLFGRNITRLYDLKGSSRSRYNPDSSGSNKVLLDQNLIEAIPTSPIFVGNKAKRLLERAVWNDTSFLAAIDVMDYSLLVGVDEEKNELVVGIIDFMRQYTWDKHLETWVKASGILGGPKNTPPTVISPKQYKKRFRKAMSSYFLVVPDQWSPTDLCQENSRS, from the exons ATGGGTAGCTCCCACAACAGGAAGCTGCCTGACCTAGGCGGCGTCAGGAAATCATGGGCCAATTGGAGAAATGCAGAACCTGCATGCATGTCGAGCAGGGACTTCTGGATGCCCGACCAAAGCTGTCGGGTATGCTATGAATGTGATTCACAGTTCACCATATTCAACCGCCGACACCATTGCCGTCTCTGTGGACGAGTTTTCTGTGCCAAGTGCACCTCAAATTCAGTGCCTGTTTCTTCTGATGAGAACAGGACCAGTGGAGGAGATTGTGAGAGGATTAGAGTCTGTAGTTATTGCTTTAAGCAACGGGAACAGGGGACAGCTGTGGCTGGTACCGAGATGAATGCATCAAGCCCGGGCCATAATTTGTCCCCATCGTCAACCCCGAGCCTTAGTCCGTCCCCATCATCGGCGAGTTTGGTCAGCACCCATTCTAGCTGCACCTATTACAGCAGTGGCAGCAGTATTAGTTCGACACAAAACTCAACTGCTCCGCACAACCTGTTGCTGTATACCGGCAACAACAGTCATCGTGAATCACCTCAAATGAATCCTGACAGAGTTAGGCAAGGTCCTTTAACATCTCAAGGGAGCTCAAATTCTATTGCAGGTGGAGGAGATCCATTTCTTAGTAAATTCAATTTTCCCATCAACAG tgatgatgaggatgatgaatATGGCACTCGTGGTACTCATTCTGACATGGGGAATTTTCCACAATCTGACAATTATTATGGTGCTGTCAGTTATGATAGGACTGACCACCTCTATGGACCACATGAAGTCCGTGCAGATGGTAAGAATATTGACACAGAATGCAGGACTTACTCTATTTCACCTGGGAGCTCTGGGACACAAGAATTAGAAGGATTCGTAAAGGTTGGGGAAGAAGTGGTCAGTTGCAAGAATGATGAAAAGTATAAAGTTTCTCCTATATACAGTGCGGACAGTAAGGATTCTGTACTTGTTGATTTTGAGAACAATGCACTACTTTGGCTTCCTCCCGATCCTGAATATCAAGAGGATGAGAGAGATGCTGTTTCGTTTGATGAGGAGGAGGATGCTGTGGGAGAGTTGGGTTATCCACATACTTCAAGCAGCTTTAGCAGTAGGCAGTTCCATAATAAGGATAGGTCAAGTGAAGAGCATCGAAAAGCCATGAAAAATGTAGTCGATGGGCATTTTAGAACCTTGGTAGAGCAACTTCTGCATGTTGAGAATGTATCTCTGAGTGTGGaggaaaataaagagaattggCTGGATATTATTACATCTTTGTCCTGGGAAGCTGCTACTCTTCTTAAGCCAGATACAAGTGAGGGTGGCAGAATGGATCCTGGTGGATATGTAAAGGTTAAATGTATAGCCTGTGGGTGTCCCAGTGATAG TATGGTGGTTAAAGGAGTTGTCTGTAAGAAAAATGTTGCTCATCGACGAATGGCATCAAAAATAGATAAACCGCGACTCCTAATTCTTGGAGGGGCTTTGGAATATCAACGGGTTTCTAACCATCTGTCAAGTTTTGATACATTGTTGCAGCAG GAAATGGACCATTTGAAGATGGCAGTGGCAAAAATTGACGCTCATCACCCTAATGTTCTTTTGGTAGAGAAATCAGTATCCCGATATGCACAAGAATACCTGCTTGAAAGAAACATCTCGGTTGTTTTGAATCTCAAGAGGCCACTTCTAGAGCGTATAGCTCGCTGTACAGGTGCTCAGATAGCCCCTTCAGTTGATCATCTTACATCACAAAAACTAGGCTATTGCAATTCATTCCATGTGGAGAAGTTTCTTGAAGAGCATGGAAGTGCTGGGCAAATTGGGAAGAAATTGACAAAGACATTGATGTTTTTTGAGGGTTGTCCAAAACCATTGGGCTGTACT ATTTTGCTCAAGGGTGCTAGTGGGGATGAGTTGAAAAACGTGAAGCACATTCTCCAGTATGGAGTATTTGCTGCTTATAATTTGGCTCTAGAGACATCATTTCTTGCTGATGAAGGTGCTTCTCTGCCAGAACTTCCTTTGAAATCTCCAATAAGCGTTGCATTACCTGAAAACCCCCCTAGTATTGGCAGGTCAATATCTATCATACCTGGTATCAACGCTTCTGAGACTGGGAAGCCTCAGGAGACCTGTGCTCTTAGTGCGTCTCAAATACCAAACAACTTGTCAGCTTTAACTTCAGCAGCTACCTTTCCCCCCCAATGGAAATCAGACATGGAGCTATCAGCATGCCTCTCACAGAGTCATACCTCTCAAACTTTGCACTCAGGACCTCCCATGACTGTTGTGAAACTTGCTGCTTCTCATGACTCCATATGTCCTGGGCATGACTTCTCAGATGTTTGTCAAAAGCTGCCCTCCACTTATCATGCCACTGAGGAGAGCAGCAAGGTTGGTCTTGAGGAAAGACTGAATGGAAATTTCTGGGAGGTATTGGGAGAGGATAATATATCTTATAATCATTTTTCCACTTCAGAAGGAATGGAACAAGGTGTTGGAGGTTGTCATTCTAATGGTAATCTGTTTCCTGCAAATTGTTTGAGTGCTTCAAATTTTGCATCCTTAGCAATAGAAGGCAATACTAACAGTGGGGAAGTGGGTTCTCTGAGAGAAGAGTTATCTCCCTTGCCTTCTGATCATCGGAGCATTTTGGTGTCCTTAACAACACGCTGTGTGTGGAAGGGAACTGTGTGCGAACGTGCCCATCTCTTTCGCATTAAATACTATGGATCCTTTGATAAGCCTTTGGGGCGGTTTTTACAAGACCATTTGCTTGACCAG AGTTATCGGTGCCCATCATGTGAGATGCCATCAGAAGCGCATGTTCACTCCTATACTCATCAGCAAGGCAGCCTGACAATTTCTGTAAAGAAGCTTCAACAGTTTATTCTTCCAggggaaagagaaggaaaaatctgGATGTGGCACCGTTGCCTGCAATGTCCTCGGATGAATGGATTCCCTCCTGCCACAAGAAGAGTAGTAATGTCAGATGCTGCATGGGGTTTATCTTTTGGGAAATTTTTGGAGCTTAGCTTTTCAAACCATGCTGCTGCAAGCAGGGTTGCAAACTGCGGTCATTCACTTCACCGAGATTCTCTTCGGTTCtatgg TTCTGGAAGAATGGTTGCTTGCTTTCGCTACACTACAATTCAGATTCACTCTGTGCATCTTCCATGCCCAAaacttgaatttaattttaataatcagGAGTGGATAAAAAAAGAAGTTAATGAG GTCAGAAGCAATAAAGATCTCTTATTTTCTGAGGTGCACAATGCTCTATTTCAAATATCAGAGCAGATATTGCATGACAGTAGCATGAAAGCACCAGAATCAAGAAGCAGAGTAGCAGAACTGGAGGAGATTCtacagaaggagaaagaagaattgGAG atGTTGCTACAACAAGAGTTGAACAGGAAGGGTAAACTTGGCCATCCCATAATCGATATTCTTGAGATTAATAAACTAAGAAGGCAGTTAATCTTCCATTCTTATGTATGGGATCAACGTCTGATATATAGTTTATGCTCAGACAGCAACAAGGTTCACAGTCTGAGCAATTTGACTGCAAAACTGAAGGAGAAATATGTCTCTTCTATTGACAGGCCTGTTGAGATTCTTCAGGATGCTAAAATTGATACAATTAATCACCATGGAAAGGTTTGCATGCTAAACAAACCCAATGAAATTCCTAAGGGAAAGAACAAGGATGGGGATCTGAATTGTAGGAAGGAGGCtgcagaaaatattttctttagtgaaaatatggaaaatgaaTTGGACAATCCAGAGTCTGGAAGAAACCCAAGAAGAGCCCTTTCAGAAGGGCAATTTTCCATGGGGACAAACTTATCAGGCACCTTGGATTCCACTTGGTCTGGTGAAAATCACCCAAGAATTATAACACCTAAAGATAATGGTCATAGACATCCTAACAAAGTTGTGGCAGATTCTTCAATTGAGGTGGATACTTTTGCTGCAAACTCAGATTTGGAGAACTGCACTAATGGCCATGATGGGGCCAATGTAGCTCATTCTCCTGCCTcgtcattttcttttgaagagCCAAGAAATTCCATGTGCTGGGTAGGGATGCCCTTCTTTAATTTCTATTACTTATTGAACACAGACTCTTTGTTATGTGGTCAAATTATTTCCAAAGTTAACAAGTATAATCCTGTCTATATCATGTCATTCAGAAAGCTAGTATGTCAAGGTGGTGCCCGGCTACTTCTTCCTGTGGGTTTTAATGATATTGTTGTTCCTGTTTATGATGATGAACCCACTAGCATTATATCATATGCACTTGTCTCAGCAGATTATCATACCCAGATATCCAAGGAGCCTGAGAAACCAAAAGATGGCATAGAATCTTCATTCTCCTTACCACTCTTGGATTCATTCTCCTTACCACTCTTGGATTCACCAAATCTGCTCTCACTTCACTCTTTTGATGAGATATCTGCTGAATCCTTTAGAAGTTTGAAATCCACTGATGAGAGCATTTTTTACACACCTGGGTCTCAGAGCTCAGTTTTGGAGGCACTCTTGTTCACAAAAACTTTGCATGCCAGGGTATCTTTCACGGATGATGGCCCTCTTGGGAAAGTGAAGTATACTGTGACTTGTTACTATGCAAAGAAATTTGAGGATTTGAGAAGGAACTGTTGCCCCTCGGAGTTGGATTTTATACGCTCACTCAGTCATTGTAGAAAGTGGGGTGCACAGGGTGGCAAGAGTAATGTGTTTTTTGCAAAAACCTTAGATGACCGGTTTATCATTAAACAGGTTACAAAGACAGAGTTGGAGTCATTTATCAAGTTTGCACCAGcttatttcaattatttgtcTGAATCCATCAGATCAGGAGGTCCAACTTGCCTGGCAAAGATCTTGGGCATTTACCAG gtttcatcaaaatatctcaaaggTGGAAAAGAGTCAAAAATGGATGTGTTAGTGATGGAGAATCTTCTGTTTGGGCGTAACATCACAAGGCTGTATGACCTTAAGGGATCTTCTCGGTCACGGTATAATCCAGATTCAAGCGGAAGCAATAAAGTTCTTCTTGACCAAAACCTGATTGAAGCAATTCCAACTTCTCCAATTTTTGTGGGTAACAAGGCAAAGCGATTGCTGGAGAGAGCTGTTTGGAATGATACTTCATTTCTGGCA GCAATTGATGTAATGGACTATTCCTTGCTGGTTGGCGTGGATGAAGAGAAAAACGAGTTGGTTGTTGGGATTATTGATTTCATGAGGCAATATACGTGGGACAAACACCTTGAAACTTGGGTCAAAGCATCTGGCATCCTTGGCGGGCCTAAGAACACTCCTCCAACTGTCATATCTCCCAAGCAGTACAAGAAACGGTTTAGGAAAGCCATGTCTTCTTATTTTCTCGTGGTGCCAGATCAGTGGTCGCCAACGGACCTTTGCCAAGAGAACTCACGATCATAG
- the LOC127806132 gene encoding 1-phosphatidylinositol-3-phosphate 5-kinase FAB1B isoform X1 has protein sequence MGSSHNRKLPDLGGVRKSWANWRNAEPACMSSRDFWMPDQSCRVCYECDSQFTIFNRRHHCRLCGRVFCAKCTSNSVPVSSDENRTSGGDCERIRVCSYCFKQREQGTAVAGTEMNASSPGHNLSPSSTPSLSPSPSSASLVSTHSSCTYYSSGSSISSTQNSTAPHNLLLYTGNNSHRESPQMNPDRVRQGPLTSQGSSNSIAGGGDPFLSKFNFPINRSDDEDDEYGTRGTHSDMGNFPQSDNYYGAVSYDRTDHLYGPHEVRADGKNIDTECRTYSISPGSSGTQELEGFVKVGEEVVSCKNDEKYKVSPIYSADSKDSVLVDFENNALLWLPPDPEYQEDERDAVSFDEEEDAVGELGYPHTSSSFSSRQFHNKDRSSEEHRKAMKNVVDGHFRTLVEQLLHVENVSLSVEENKENWLDIITSLSWEAATLLKPDTSEGGRMDPGGYVKVKCIACGCPSDSMVVKGVVCKKNVAHRRMASKIDKPRLLILGGALEYQRVSNHLSSFDTLLQQEMDHLKMAVAKIDAHHPNVLLVEKSVSRYAQEYLLERNISVVLNLKRPLLERIARCTGAQIAPSVDHLTSQKLGYCNSFHVEKFLEEHGSAGQIGKKLTKTLMFFEGCPKPLGCTILLKGASGDELKNVKHILQYGVFAAYNLALETSFLADEGASLPELPLKSPISVALPENPPSIGRSISIIPGINASETGKPQETCALSASQIPNNLSALTSAATFPPQWKSDMELSACLSQSHTSQTLHSGPPMTVVKLAASHDSICPGHDFSDVCQKLPSTYHATEESSKVGLEERLNGNFWEVLGEDNISYNHFSTSEGMEQGVGGCHSNGNLFPANCLSASNFASLAIEGNTNSGEVGSLREELSPLPSDHRSILVSLTTRCVWKGTVCERAHLFRIKYYGSFDKPLGRFLQDHLLDQSYRCPSCEMPSEAHVHSYTHQQGSLTISVKKLQQFILPGEREGKIWMWHRCLQCPRMNGFPPATRRVVMSDAAWGLSFGKFLELSFSNHAAASRVANCGHSLHRDSLRFYGSGRMVACFRYTTIQIHSVHLPCPKLEFNFNNQEWIKKEVNEVRSNKDLLFSEVHNALFQISEQILHDSSMKAPESRSRVAELEEILQKEKEELEMLLQQELNRKGKLGHPIIDILEINKLRRQLIFHSYVWDQRLIYSLCSDSNKVHSLSNLTAKLKEKYVSSIDRPVEILQDAKIDTINHHGKVCMLNKPNEIPKGKNKDGDLNCRKEAAENIFFSENMENELDNPESGRNPRRALSEGQFSMGTNLSGTLDSTWSGENHPRIITPKDNGHRHPNKVVADSSIEVDTFAANSDLENCTNGHDGANVAHSPASSFSFEEPRNSMCWVGMPFFNFYYLLNTDSLLCGQIISKVNKYNPVYIMSFRKLVCQGGARLLLPVGFNDIVVPVYDDEPTSIISYALVSADYHTQISKEPEKPKDGIESSFSLPLLDSFSLPLLDSPNLLSLHSFDEISAESFRSLKSTDESIFYTPGSQSSVLEALLFTKTLHARVSFTDDGPLGKVKYTVTCYYAKKFEDLRRNCCPSELDFIRSLSHCRKWGAQGGKSNVFFAKTLDDRFIIKQVTKTELESFIKFAPAYFNYLSESIRSGGPTCLAKILGIYQVSSKYLKGGKESKMDVLVMENLLFGRNITRLYDLKGSSRSRYNPDSSGSNKVLLDQNLIEAIPTSPIFVGNKAKRLLERAVWNDTSFLAAIDVMDYSLLVGVDEEKNELVVGIIDFMRQYTWDKHLETWVKASGILGGPKNTPPTVISPKQYKKRFRKAMSSYFLVVPDQWSPTDLCQENSRS, from the exons ATGGGTAGCTCCCACAACAGGAAGCTGCCTGACCTAGGCGGCGTCAGGAAATCATGGGCCAATTGGAGAAATGCAGAACCTGCATGCATGTCGAGCAGGGACTTCTGGATGCCCGACCAAAGCTGTCGGGTATGCTATGAATGTGATTCACAGTTCACCATATTCAACCGCCGACACCATTGCCGTCTCTGTGGACGAGTTTTCTGTGCCAAGTGCACCTCAAATTCAGTGCCTGTTTCTTCTGATGAGAACAGGACCAGTGGAGGAGATTGTGAGAGGATTAGAGTCTGTAGTTATTGCTTTAAGCAACGGGAACAGGGGACAGCTGTGGCTGGTACCGAGATGAATGCATCAAGCCCGGGCCATAATTTGTCCCCATCGTCAACCCCGAGCCTTAGTCCGTCCCCATCATCGGCGAGTTTGGTCAGCACCCATTCTAGCTGCACCTATTACAGCAGTGGCAGCAGTATTAGTTCGACACAAAACTCAACTGCTCCGCACAACCTGTTGCTGTATACCGGCAACAACAGTCATCGTGAATCACCTCAAATGAATCCTGACAGAGTTAGGCAAGGTCCTTTAACATCTCAAGGGAGCTCAAATTCTATTGCAGGTGGAGGAGATCCATTTCTTAGTAAATTCAATTTTCCCATCAACAG AagtgatgatgaggatgatgaatATGGCACTCGTGGTACTCATTCTGACATGGGGAATTTTCCACAATCTGACAATTATTATGGTGCTGTCAGTTATGATAGGACTGACCACCTCTATGGACCACATGAAGTCCGTGCAGATGGTAAGAATATTGACACAGAATGCAGGACTTACTCTATTTCACCTGGGAGCTCTGGGACACAAGAATTAGAAGGATTCGTAAAGGTTGGGGAAGAAGTGGTCAGTTGCAAGAATGATGAAAAGTATAAAGTTTCTCCTATATACAGTGCGGACAGTAAGGATTCTGTACTTGTTGATTTTGAGAACAATGCACTACTTTGGCTTCCTCCCGATCCTGAATATCAAGAGGATGAGAGAGATGCTGTTTCGTTTGATGAGGAGGAGGATGCTGTGGGAGAGTTGGGTTATCCACATACTTCAAGCAGCTTTAGCAGTAGGCAGTTCCATAATAAGGATAGGTCAAGTGAAGAGCATCGAAAAGCCATGAAAAATGTAGTCGATGGGCATTTTAGAACCTTGGTAGAGCAACTTCTGCATGTTGAGAATGTATCTCTGAGTGTGGaggaaaataaagagaattggCTGGATATTATTACATCTTTGTCCTGGGAAGCTGCTACTCTTCTTAAGCCAGATACAAGTGAGGGTGGCAGAATGGATCCTGGTGGATATGTAAAGGTTAAATGTATAGCCTGTGGGTGTCCCAGTGATAG TATGGTGGTTAAAGGAGTTGTCTGTAAGAAAAATGTTGCTCATCGACGAATGGCATCAAAAATAGATAAACCGCGACTCCTAATTCTTGGAGGGGCTTTGGAATATCAACGGGTTTCTAACCATCTGTCAAGTTTTGATACATTGTTGCAGCAG GAAATGGACCATTTGAAGATGGCAGTGGCAAAAATTGACGCTCATCACCCTAATGTTCTTTTGGTAGAGAAATCAGTATCCCGATATGCACAAGAATACCTGCTTGAAAGAAACATCTCGGTTGTTTTGAATCTCAAGAGGCCACTTCTAGAGCGTATAGCTCGCTGTACAGGTGCTCAGATAGCCCCTTCAGTTGATCATCTTACATCACAAAAACTAGGCTATTGCAATTCATTCCATGTGGAGAAGTTTCTTGAAGAGCATGGAAGTGCTGGGCAAATTGGGAAGAAATTGACAAAGACATTGATGTTTTTTGAGGGTTGTCCAAAACCATTGGGCTGTACT ATTTTGCTCAAGGGTGCTAGTGGGGATGAGTTGAAAAACGTGAAGCACATTCTCCAGTATGGAGTATTTGCTGCTTATAATTTGGCTCTAGAGACATCATTTCTTGCTGATGAAGGTGCTTCTCTGCCAGAACTTCCTTTGAAATCTCCAATAAGCGTTGCATTACCTGAAAACCCCCCTAGTATTGGCAGGTCAATATCTATCATACCTGGTATCAACGCTTCTGAGACTGGGAAGCCTCAGGAGACCTGTGCTCTTAGTGCGTCTCAAATACCAAACAACTTGTCAGCTTTAACTTCAGCAGCTACCTTTCCCCCCCAATGGAAATCAGACATGGAGCTATCAGCATGCCTCTCACAGAGTCATACCTCTCAAACTTTGCACTCAGGACCTCCCATGACTGTTGTGAAACTTGCTGCTTCTCATGACTCCATATGTCCTGGGCATGACTTCTCAGATGTTTGTCAAAAGCTGCCCTCCACTTATCATGCCACTGAGGAGAGCAGCAAGGTTGGTCTTGAGGAAAGACTGAATGGAAATTTCTGGGAGGTATTGGGAGAGGATAATATATCTTATAATCATTTTTCCACTTCAGAAGGAATGGAACAAGGTGTTGGAGGTTGTCATTCTAATGGTAATCTGTTTCCTGCAAATTGTTTGAGTGCTTCAAATTTTGCATCCTTAGCAATAGAAGGCAATACTAACAGTGGGGAAGTGGGTTCTCTGAGAGAAGAGTTATCTCCCTTGCCTTCTGATCATCGGAGCATTTTGGTGTCCTTAACAACACGCTGTGTGTGGAAGGGAACTGTGTGCGAACGTGCCCATCTCTTTCGCATTAAATACTATGGATCCTTTGATAAGCCTTTGGGGCGGTTTTTACAAGACCATTTGCTTGACCAG AGTTATCGGTGCCCATCATGTGAGATGCCATCAGAAGCGCATGTTCACTCCTATACTCATCAGCAAGGCAGCCTGACAATTTCTGTAAAGAAGCTTCAACAGTTTATTCTTCCAggggaaagagaaggaaaaatctgGATGTGGCACCGTTGCCTGCAATGTCCTCGGATGAATGGATTCCCTCCTGCCACAAGAAGAGTAGTAATGTCAGATGCTGCATGGGGTTTATCTTTTGGGAAATTTTTGGAGCTTAGCTTTTCAAACCATGCTGCTGCAAGCAGGGTTGCAAACTGCGGTCATTCACTTCACCGAGATTCTCTTCGGTTCtatgg TTCTGGAAGAATGGTTGCTTGCTTTCGCTACACTACAATTCAGATTCACTCTGTGCATCTTCCATGCCCAAaacttgaatttaattttaataatcagGAGTGGATAAAAAAAGAAGTTAATGAG GTCAGAAGCAATAAAGATCTCTTATTTTCTGAGGTGCACAATGCTCTATTTCAAATATCAGAGCAGATATTGCATGACAGTAGCATGAAAGCACCAGAATCAAGAAGCAGAGTAGCAGAACTGGAGGAGATTCtacagaaggagaaagaagaattgGAG atGTTGCTACAACAAGAGTTGAACAGGAAGGGTAAACTTGGCCATCCCATAATCGATATTCTTGAGATTAATAAACTAAGAAGGCAGTTAATCTTCCATTCTTATGTATGGGATCAACGTCTGATATATAGTTTATGCTCAGACAGCAACAAGGTTCACAGTCTGAGCAATTTGACTGCAAAACTGAAGGAGAAATATGTCTCTTCTATTGACAGGCCTGTTGAGATTCTTCAGGATGCTAAAATTGATACAATTAATCACCATGGAAAGGTTTGCATGCTAAACAAACCCAATGAAATTCCTAAGGGAAAGAACAAGGATGGGGATCTGAATTGTAGGAAGGAGGCtgcagaaaatattttctttagtgaaaatatggaaaatgaaTTGGACAATCCAGAGTCTGGAAGAAACCCAAGAAGAGCCCTTTCAGAAGGGCAATTTTCCATGGGGACAAACTTATCAGGCACCTTGGATTCCACTTGGTCTGGTGAAAATCACCCAAGAATTATAACACCTAAAGATAATGGTCATAGACATCCTAACAAAGTTGTGGCAGATTCTTCAATTGAGGTGGATACTTTTGCTGCAAACTCAGATTTGGAGAACTGCACTAATGGCCATGATGGGGCCAATGTAGCTCATTCTCCTGCCTcgtcattttcttttgaagagCCAAGAAATTCCATGTGCTGGGTAGGGATGCCCTTCTTTAATTTCTATTACTTATTGAACACAGACTCTTTGTTATGTGGTCAAATTATTTCCAAAGTTAACAAGTATAATCCTGTCTATATCATGTCATTCAGAAAGCTAGTATGTCAAGGTGGTGCCCGGCTACTTCTTCCTGTGGGTTTTAATGATATTGTTGTTCCTGTTTATGATGATGAACCCACTAGCATTATATCATATGCACTTGTCTCAGCAGATTATCATACCCAGATATCCAAGGAGCCTGAGAAACCAAAAGATGGCATAGAATCTTCATTCTCCTTACCACTCTTGGATTCATTCTCCTTACCACTCTTGGATTCACCAAATCTGCTCTCACTTCACTCTTTTGATGAGATATCTGCTGAATCCTTTAGAAGTTTGAAATCCACTGATGAGAGCATTTTTTACACACCTGGGTCTCAGAGCTCAGTTTTGGAGGCACTCTTGTTCACAAAAACTTTGCATGCCAGGGTATCTTTCACGGATGATGGCCCTCTTGGGAAAGTGAAGTATACTGTGACTTGTTACTATGCAAAGAAATTTGAGGATTTGAGAAGGAACTGTTGCCCCTCGGAGTTGGATTTTATACGCTCACTCAGTCATTGTAGAAAGTGGGGTGCACAGGGTGGCAAGAGTAATGTGTTTTTTGCAAAAACCTTAGATGACCGGTTTATCATTAAACAGGTTACAAAGACAGAGTTGGAGTCATTTATCAAGTTTGCACCAGcttatttcaattatttgtcTGAATCCATCAGATCAGGAGGTCCAACTTGCCTGGCAAAGATCTTGGGCATTTACCAG gtttcatcaaaatatctcaaaggTGGAAAAGAGTCAAAAATGGATGTGTTAGTGATGGAGAATCTTCTGTTTGGGCGTAACATCACAAGGCTGTATGACCTTAAGGGATCTTCTCGGTCACGGTATAATCCAGATTCAAGCGGAAGCAATAAAGTTCTTCTTGACCAAAACCTGATTGAAGCAATTCCAACTTCTCCAATTTTTGTGGGTAACAAGGCAAAGCGATTGCTGGAGAGAGCTGTTTGGAATGATACTTCATTTCTGGCA GCAATTGATGTAATGGACTATTCCTTGCTGGTTGGCGTGGATGAAGAGAAAAACGAGTTGGTTGTTGGGATTATTGATTTCATGAGGCAATATACGTGGGACAAACACCTTGAAACTTGGGTCAAAGCATCTGGCATCCTTGGCGGGCCTAAGAACACTCCTCCAACTGTCATATCTCCCAAGCAGTACAAGAAACGGTTTAGGAAAGCCATGTCTTCTTATTTTCTCGTGGTGCCAGATCAGTGGTCGCCAACGGACCTTTGCCAAGAGAACTCACGATCATAG